The Triticum dicoccoides isolate Atlit2015 ecotype Zavitan chromosome 6A, WEW_v2.0, whole genome shotgun sequence genome has a window encoding:
- the LOC119318391 gene encoding pentatricopeptide repeat-containing protein At5g38730-like — protein sequence MPPHAGVDLPRAICAAVIKCSFKPHAHLLAADPSLLAAVLGRLSPLPSAALSFFRALPPPHPLDASLALVRLLAAHPRHHPVARSLLRDLSLRHPLSSPLILPSLLAEPHVPSWLLLALAQGGRAGDAVRVFDHMRAVRLAPDAHACTALLTSLARARMTATARRVFDEMGLAGVAMNTHVYNAMLHVCLKAGDALRAEALMTKMDAAGIPLDLFSFNTAIALYVRKGMQYEAMCVRDRMANDGVEADIVTWNTVIHGMCKEGRMKEAAQLHRDMVAAGVEPDTVTYTTLVDGYCRAGDVGEAMKLRGAMEARGMLPGVAMYNAIIRKLCEDGEMKEVNGLLSEMDERKVKADHVTCNTLINSYSKKGDMPSACKVKTRMMESGLQLDQFTYKALIHGFSKAKQLDEAKEALFEMMGAGFSPNYSVFSWLVDGFYKKNNADAVLLLPDELMKRGLPPDKSVYRSLIRRLCKKGLVDLAQKVLDQMQGKGLEADCLVYATLAYAQLTAGKLAAASDTLNDMAKKQLSVTPQIYNCLCTSYGDEKETLNMFWVHAIERGLIGKSVYKLMHQARLKSLNPAVENEGHAPVSRPGLPASVK from the exons ATGCCGCCGCACGCCGGCGTCGACCTCCCGCGCGCCATCTGCGCCGCCGTCATCAAATGCTCCTTCAAGCCGCACGcccacctcctcgccgccgacccgtccctcctcgccgccgtcctcgGCCGCCTCTCCCCGCTGCCCTCCGCGGCCCTCTCATTCTTCCGCGCGCTGCCGCCCCCGCACCCGCTCGACGCCTCCCTCGCCCTCGTCCGCCTCCTCGCCGCGCACCCGCGCCACCACCCCGTCGCCCGCTCCCTCCTGCGCGACCTCTCCCTCCGCCACCCGCTCTCCTCCCCGCTCATCCTCCCCTCGCTCCTCGCCGAGCCCCACGTCCCGAGCTGGCTCCTCCTCGCGCTCGCCCAGGGCGGCCGCGCCGGGGACGCCGTCCGGGTCTTCGACCACATGCGCGCGGTGCGCCTCGCGCCCGACGCCCACGCCTGCACCGCGCTCCTCACCTCGCTCGCCAGGGCCCGGATGACGGCCACCGCGCGCAGGGTGTTCGACGAAATGGGCCTGGCCGGGGTCGCCATGAACACGCACGTCTACAACGCCATGCTGCACGTGTGCCTCAAGGCCGGGGACGCCCTGCGCGCCGAGGCGCTGATGACGAAGATGGATGCCGCCGGCATCCCGCTGGACCTCTTCTCCTTTAACACCGCCATCGCGCTGTATGTCAGGAAGGGGATGCAGTACGAGGCGATGTGCGTGCGGGACCGGATGGCGAACGACggtgtcgaggcggacatcgtcaccTGGAACACCGTGATCCACGGGATGTGCAAGGAGGGGAGGATGAAGGAGGCGGCCCAGCTCCATAGAGACATGGTGGCGGCAGGCGTAGAGCCGGACACGGTGACGTACACCACGCTTGTGGATGGGTATTGCCGGGCGGGTGATGTGGGGGAAGCGATGAAACTGCGAGGGGCGATGGAGGCAAGGGGGATGTTACCGGGTGTGGCTATGTACAACGCGATCATTAGGAAGCTCTGTGAGGATGGCGAGATGAAGGAAGTGAACGGGTTGCTTAGCGAAATGGATGAGAGGAAGGTGAAGGCTGACCATGTGACGTGCAACACGTTGATCAACTCATACTCCAAGAAGGGGGACATGCCATCGGCATGCAAGGTCAAGACGAGGATGATGGAGTCAGGCTTGCAGTTGGATCAGTTCACTTACAAGGCTCTCATCCATGGATTCAGCAAGGCCAAGCAGCTAGATGAGGCCAAAGAGGCCTTGTTTGAGATGATGGGTGCAG GATTTTCACCCAATTATAGTGTATTTTCATGGCTCGTTGATGGCTTCTACAAGAAGAATAATGCAGATGCAGTGCTACTCCTTCCTGATGAACTTATGAAAAGAGGCCTTCCACCAGATAAATCAGTGTACAGGTCTCTGATCCGAAGGCTCTGCAAGAAGGGGCTGGTTGATCTTGCACAAAAAGTACTTGACCAGATGCAAGGCAAAGGTCTAGAAGCTGACTGTCTGGTGTATGCCACACTTGCATACGCACAGCTGACCGCAGGAAAGCTGGCTGCTGCTTCCGACACATTGAATGACATGGCAAAGAAGCAGCTGTCCGTGACGCCCCAGATCTACAACTGTCTATGCACTTCTTATGGGGACGAGAAGGAGACACTGAACATGTTCTGGGTTCATGCCATCGAGAGAGGCCTGATTGGGAAGAGTGTGTACAAACTGATGCACCAAGCAAGGCTGAAATCATTGAATCCTGCAGTTGAGAACGAGGGGCATGCTCCTGTTTCAAGGCCGGGCTTGCCGGCGTCTGTGAAATGA
- the LOC119318392 gene encoding uncharacterized protein LOC119318392, whose protein sequence is MPRAHLAVTMPLLAPAAKTLFPSRLPPSPRLHLRRATATAAGGRGDGAAAVSAASGTSARDRRLARVREERRRREYDREHTYPGWARVLENACRDDEEMRAILGDSIGNPELMKQRIQERVRAKGREGFNRPKTGSVAAFKVSFRDFNPLNAFIWFELFGEPTDRDVDLLGGVIQAWYVMGRLGAFNSSNLQLANSMLDFDPSYDSEEASAVMPSSFHDISDVEFQDSWGRVWVDLGTSDHLGLDVLLNCLTQLSSEHLGIKQVVFGGRKLGDWEEGMTSSDYGYKHFKI, encoded by the exons ATGCCGCGCGCTCACCTCGCAGTAACCATGCCGCTGCTAGCTCCAGCAGCTAAAACCCTGTTCCCCTCCCGGCTCCCGCCTTCGCCTCGCCTCCACCTCCGCCGCGCCACCGCCACCGCTGCCGGCGGGAGGGGCGACGGTGCGGCGGCAGTGTCGGCGGCGTCCGGCACGTCGGCCAGGGACCGGCGGCTGGCCAGGGTGCGGGAGGAGCGGCGCCGCCGCGAGTACGACCGCGAGCACACCTACCCCGGCTGGGCCAG GGTCCTGGAGAACGCCTGCAGGGACGACGAGGAGATGCGCGCCATCCTCGGCGACAGCATCGGGAACCCGGAGCTCATGAAGCAGAGG ATACAAGAGAGGGTGCGTGCCAAAGGCAGGGAGGGGTTCAACAGACCCAAGACGGGCTCCGTCGCTGCGTTCAAAGTCAGCTTCCGAGA CTTCAACCCGTTAAATGCTTTCATCTGGTTTGAACTCTTTGGAGAACCAACTGATCGAGATGTTGACCTTCTTGGCGGT GTTATTCAGGCTTGGTATGTCATGGGAAGGCTAGGAGCTTTCAACTCTTCAAATTTGCAG CTGGCCAACTCAATGCTGGACTTTGACCCTTCGTACGATTCTGAGGAAGCTTCTGCTGTAATGCCTTCATCTTTCCACGATATCAGTGATGTCGAGTTTCAAGACAGTTGGGGCAGAGTGTG GGTGGACCTTGGGACTTCAGATCATCTTGGATTGGATGTACTACTGAACTGTCTTACACAATTAAGCTCAGA ACATTTGGGCATCAAACAGGTTGTTTTTGGTGGCAGAAAATTGGGCGACTGGGAGGAAGGCATGACGAGCTCCGACTATGGATACAAGCACTTCAAAATATAG